One window of the Rosa rugosa chromosome 3, drRosRugo1.1, whole genome shotgun sequence genome contains the following:
- the LOC133739224 gene encoding UDP-glycosyltransferase 74F2-like: MDKPFHVNREIMERTRKAHCLVLTYPTQGHINPMLQFAKLLHHKGLKVTLVTTHFLLNTLQLHAGSSKCNIALETISDGYDEGGYATAESADAYLNRFWEIGPQTLTKLLERMSSSEYPVDCIVYDAFLPWSLDVAKKFGIFGAVFFTQSCAVGNIYYHAQKGLLKLPVSGGDGEILIPGLQLPLEAVDFPSFLCDLGSYPAVYDMVVGQFSNVDEADWILCNTFHELEPEVVDWMSKLWPLKTIGPAIPSMYLDNRLKEDKDYGVSLFKQTNDACMKWLNEQPKVSVVYVSFGSGAELGAEQMEELAWGLRSSKSNFLWVVRESEAGKIPKGFVEETSEKGFVVSWCPQLEVLAHEAVGCFITHCGWNSTLEALSLGVPMLAMPQWTDQGTNAKYIVDVWKIGLKALADEKGIVRKDVVEHCIIEIMEGETGKESRRNAMKWKQVARKATDEGGSSDKNIGEFIAKVVQHLQP; the protein is encoded by the exons ATGGACAAACCATTTCATGTAAACAGAGAAATCATGGAGAGAACTCGCAAAGCTCATTGTTTAGTCCTAACCTATCCAACCCAAGGACATATCAATCCCATGCTTCAATTTGCCAAGCTTCTCCATCACAAAGGACTCAAAGTCACATTGGTCACAACTCATTTTCTCCTCAACACATTACAACTCCATGCCGGATCCAGTAAGTGCAACATTGCCCTCGAGACCATTTCTGATGGCTACGATGAGGGAGGGTATGCAACAGCAGAAAGCGCAGACGCTTACTTGAACCGCTTTTGGGAAATAGGTCCCCAAACTTTAACTAAGCTCCTTGAGAGGATGTCCAGCTCTGAATACCCAGTAGATTGTATTGTTTATGATGCATTCCTGCCTTGGTCCTTGGATGTTGCCAAGAAATTTGGGATCTTTGGGGCTGTTTTCTTTACCCAGTCTTGTGCTGTTGGAAATATTTATTATCATGCCCAAAAAGGACTGTTGAAGCTTCCTGTTAGTGGCGGTGATGGGGAAATTTTGATCCCAGGGTTGCAGCTTCCGCTTGAAGCTGTCGATTTTCCATCCTTTTTGTGCGATTTGGGGTCGTATCCTGCTGTGTATGATATGGTTGTTGGTCAGTTCTCTAATGTTGATGAGGCTGATTGGATTCTCTGCAACACATTTCATGAGTTGGAACCAGAA GTAGTAGATTGGATGTCGAAGCTTTGGCCATTGAAGACAATAGGACCAGCCATACCATCCATGTACTTGGATAACCGACTTAAAGAGGACAAAGATTATGGTGTCAGTCTCTTCAAGCAAACTAATGATGCCTGCATGAAATGGCTCAATGAACAACCGAAGGTGTCTGTTGTTTATGTGTCATTTGGTAGTGGAGCAGAACTTGGAGCTGAGCAAATGGAGGAACTGGCTTGGGGATTGAGGAGTAGCAAAAGCAATTTCTTGTGGGTGGTTAGGGAATCAGAAGCGGGTAAGATCCCGAAAGGGTTTGTGGAGGAGACATCTGAGAAGGGTTTTGTAGTCTCTTGGTGTCCCCAACTGGAGGTCTTGGCTCATGAAGCTGTTGGGTGCTTCATTACACATTGTGGTTGGAACTCTACATTGGAGGCTTTGAGTCTAGGGGTTCCAATGCTGGCAATGCCACAATGGACTGACCAAGGCACCAATGCCAAGTACATTGTGGATGTGTGGAAAATTGGACTTAAAGCTTTAGCTGATGAGAAAGGAATTGTAAGGAAAGATGTGGTTGAGCATTGTATAATTGAAATAATGGAAGGAGAGACAGGGAAAGAGAGTCGAAGGAATGCTATGAAATGGAAGCAAGTGGCTAGAAAGGCTACGGATGAGGGTGGAAGTTCTGACAAAAACATTGGTGAGTTCATCGCAAAAGTAGTACAACATCTGCAGCCCTAG
- the LOC133739226 gene encoding uncharacterized protein LOC133739226 isoform X1, producing MPLSATLSPPTLSLFPQSQPPHQSQLHLPHNLTPFLKPKRFTPQFHCPKATRRNPNYPPGGGADSFVDDPRNWSRSISSEIDRPYGFEDDDEDDEDGDDDDEEDRSLDLLVRFVQNVFKKVSKRARRAVRSVLPVAIPTKLVGFSVNGVLMLAFLWVLKAFLEVICTLGSLVFVSILLIRGIWIGVAYVQENRNHKVGNFEDEGRPWTGAQPAT from the exons ATGCCATTATCGGCGACGCTGTCACctccgactctctctctcttccctcaaTCACAACCACCTCATCAATCACAGCTTCATCTCCCTCACAATCTCACTCCATTTCTCAAACCCAAACGATTCACTCCCCAATTTCATTGCCCCAAAGCCACTCGACGAAACCCTAATTACCCTCCG GGCGGCGGCGCCGATAGCTTCGTCGACGATCCTCGCAATTGGAGCCGCTCCATAAGCTCCGAAATTGACCGGCCCTATGGTTTCGAGGACGACGATGAAGACGATGAAGACGGAGACGACGATGATGAGGAAGATAGGAGCTTGGATCTGTTAGTGAGGTTTGTTCAGAATGTATTTAAGAAGGTGTCGAAGCGAGCCAGGAGGGCCGTACGATCGGTTCTTCCCGTTGCAATCCCCACCAAGTTG GTGGGGTTTTCCGTTAATGGGGTGCTAATGCTGGCGTTTTTGTGGGTATTGAAGGCATTTCTTGAG GTCATTTGCACCCTTGGTAGCCTAGTCTTTGTAAGCATCTTACTCATTCGTGGGATCTGGATTGGAGTGGCTTATGTACAAGAAAACCGCAACCATAAAGTCGGCAATTTTGAAGATGAAGGCCGCCCATGGACTGGTGCACAGCCTGCAACCTGA
- the LOC133739226 gene encoding uncharacterized protein LOC133739226 isoform X2, whose product MPLSATLSPPTLSLFPQSQPPHQSQLHLPHNLTPFLKPKRFTPQFHCPKATRRNPNYPPGGGADSFVDDPRNWSRSISSEIDRPYGFEDDDEDDEDGDDDDEEDRSLDLLVRFVQNVFKKVSKRARRAVRSVLPVAIPTKLVICTLGSLVFVSILLIRGIWIGVAYVQENRNHKVGNFEDEGRPWTGAQPAT is encoded by the exons ATGCCATTATCGGCGACGCTGTCACctccgactctctctctcttccctcaaTCACAACCACCTCATCAATCACAGCTTCATCTCCCTCACAATCTCACTCCATTTCTCAAACCCAAACGATTCACTCCCCAATTTCATTGCCCCAAAGCCACTCGACGAAACCCTAATTACCCTCCG GGCGGCGGCGCCGATAGCTTCGTCGACGATCCTCGCAATTGGAGCCGCTCCATAAGCTCCGAAATTGACCGGCCCTATGGTTTCGAGGACGACGATGAAGACGATGAAGACGGAGACGACGATGATGAGGAAGATAGGAGCTTGGATCTGTTAGTGAGGTTTGTTCAGAATGTATTTAAGAAGGTGTCGAAGCGAGCCAGGAGGGCCGTACGATCGGTTCTTCCCGTTGCAATCCCCACCAAGTTG GTCATTTGCACCCTTGGTAGCCTAGTCTTTGTAAGCATCTTACTCATTCGTGGGATCTGGATTGGAGTGGCTTATGTACAAGAAAACCGCAACCATAAAGTCGGCAATTTTGAAGATGAAGGCCGCCCATGGACTGGTGCACAGCCTGCAACCTGA